From a single Sorghum bicolor cultivar BTx623 chromosome 5, Sorghum_bicolor_NCBIv3, whole genome shotgun sequence genomic region:
- the LOC110435922 gene encoding fibrous sheath CABYR-binding protein-like: MSSIPSSEEEQNCPAPTTEARVAGKRPMAVEPSRMEALPAETSQAPKRRRLVRIADDEDEEGEVAPSLVRRPCSRPNVVPIDAGRVTSDPPAPHTEPTRHGGAEAVAATGRTRRRFFAATHRRFDLAASDVDPGNMAGQRTTELAAAVENPAEQTTQEQAKEQPAVVTVAETVEEDPTPARTGASTPTRNDEAARTPPPISVAEEGDKAPTTPPAEEMRTPTPPPAEASSPKGSPSRGKGPLIPVTTARDSAEGEKAQAASDDEVEEIQGRPHDGRQHVFVWRQHGDHFIGHEELAETEEVARVERAAKRLIDEVKVTSLVAQ, from the exons ATGTCCTCAATACCCAGCAGTGAAGAAGAGCAGAACTGCCCTGCGCCGACCACTGAAGCCAGGGTGGCGGGGAAGAGGCCGATGGCTGTGGAGCCATCCCGAATGGAAGCATTGCCGGCGGAGACCAGCCAGGCTCCGAAACGTCGTCGACTTGTGAGGATcgccgacgacgaggacgaAGAGGGCGAGGTTGCTCCGTCTTTGGTCCGAAGACCGTGCAGTCGGCCTAACGTCGTGCCGATCGACGCTGGTCGGGTGACCAGTGATCCTCCTGCCCCGCACACCGAGCCGACACGACATGGAGGGGCAGAGGCAGTAGCGGCGACTgggaggaccaggaggaggttcttcGCAGCGACGCACAGGCGCTTCGACCT tgcggcatcggatgttgaCCCGGGCAACATGGCCGGCCAGAGAACAACCGAGCTGGCGGCTGCCGTTGAAAATCCCGCCGAGCAGACCACCCAGGAGCAAGCCAAGGAACAGCCCGCGGTTGTGACCGTGGCGGAGACTGTCGAGGAAGATCCGACTCCAGCGAGGACCGGGGCGAGTACCCCGACAAGGAACGATGAGGCTGCAAGGACACCTCCCCCGATTAGTGTCGCGGAGGAGGGAGACAAAGCCCCGACTACCCCGCCAGCTGAAGAAATGAGGACCCCAACTCCACCCCCGGCAGAGGCTTCTTCACCGAAAGGCTCCCCTAGCCGGGGTAAGGGTCCGTTGATACCCGTTACCACGGCTAGGGATAGCGCGGAGGGCGAGAAAGCCCAGGCAGCCTCTGAcgatgaagtggaggagatccaggggcgcccccatgatggtcgccaacacgttttcgtgtggcgccaacatggggaccacttcattggtcacgaagagctcgccgagaccgaggaggtggCAAGGGTAGAGCGCGCTGCCAAGCGGCTCATCGATGAAGTCAAGGTAACTAGTCTTGT
- the LOC8155679 gene encoding receptor-like protein 2 isoform X2, with amino-acid sequence MLEELHLDYNNMSGELPSSLSNCSNLTTFILKENNFHGKLKNVNFSTLPNLKFLDFRSNKFSGTVPESIYSCSNLIDLRISYNELHGELSSRINNLKSLRFLGVSHNNFTNITNTLQILSPSTTLSLLIMGGNFKHETMPDYDAFYGFKNLKGLSISDCSLYGYLPNWLSKLKLLKALLLNNNQLSGSIPAWINTLNFLFYIDMSNNSLTGDIPVALMEMPMLKQAKTDQNFLDTSVFPFPLYLAPFHQYRTTNGFPRTINLGYNKLTGVIPPELGDLKGLLVLNLSFNNLHGEIPESIGNLVNLQVLDLSYNNLTDAIPSTLETLHFLSKFNISNNDMEGPIPTGGQFSTFPDSSFVGNPKLCSPTLVHLCVPHCSSTDAAAHPVASTEQYIDKVIFVIAFGIFFGVGVLYDQMVLSRCWPNLVQL; translated from the coding sequence ATGCTGGAGGAGCTTCATTTAGACTATAACAACATGTCTGGAGAGCTTCCGTCATCTCTGAGTAATTGCTCAAATCTCACAACCTTCATCCTGAAGGAAAATAACTTCCACGGAAAACTCAAAAATGTCAACTTCTCCACCCTACCCAACCTAAAATTTCTAGATTTTAGATCAAACAAGTTCAGTGGCACAGTTCCAGAAAGCATCTACTCTTGCAGCAACCTCATTGATTTGCGGATATCTTACAACGAACTCCACGGTGAACTTTCATCAAGAATAAACAATCTCAAGTCCCTAAGATTCCTAGGTGTCTCTCATAACAATTTTACAAACATCACAAATACACTTCAGATCCTCAGTCCCTCTACGACTCTCTCTCTCTTAATAATGGGGGGAAACTTCAAGCATGAGACCATGCCAGACTATGATGCATTTTATGGATTTAAGAATCTCAAGGGACTTTCCATAAGTGACTGTTCACTGTATGGATATTTACCAAACTGGCTGTCCAAGCTTAAATTGTTGAAAGCACTGCTTTTAAACAACAATCAACTCAGTGGATCAATCCCGGCATGGATTAATACCTTAAACTTCCTTTTCTATATAGACATGTCGAATAACAGTCTTACGGGTGATATACCAGTAGCACTGATGGAGATGCCAATGCTTAAACAAGCCAAAACAGACCAAAATTTCCTAGACACATCTGTATTTCCATTTCCTCTTTATCTGGCTCCATTTCACCAATACCGTACGACCAATGGTTTCCCAAGAACAATCAATCTAGGCTACAATAAACTTACTGGTGTAATCCCCCCGGAGCTTGGTGATTTAAAAGGACTGCTTGTACTCAACCTGAGCTTTAACAACTTACATGGGGAGATTCCAGAATCAATTGGCAACCTTGTGAATCTACAGGTGCTAGACTTGTCATACAACAATCTGACCGACGCGATCCCTTCCACGTTGGAGACACTTCACTTCCTTTCCAAATTTAACATTTCTAACAATGATATGGAAGGGCCTATTCCAACAGGAGGTCAGTTCAGCACGTTTCCAGATAGTAGCTTTGTTGGAAACCCAAAGCTGTGCAGCCCTACCCTGGTGCACCTTTGTGTGCCCCATTGTAGTTCAACAGATGCAGCTGCACATCCCGTTGCCTCCACAGAACAGTACATTGACAAGGTCATCTTTGTGATTGCCTTTGGTATATTCTTTGGAGTAGGTGTTCTATATGACCAGATGGTTTTGTCCAGATGTTGGCCCAATCTGGTTCAGCTGTAA
- the LOC8155679 gene encoding receptor-like protein 2 isoform X1, whose protein sequence is MEKTTQQLHSSSNRKPKTLQVSLLAVAFVLLLYLASPVSSCKEEEKTSLLGFLDGLSQASAPDTSWKNDTNCCLWEGVTCNEDGSVMDISLASMGLEGHISPSLGNLTGLLRLNLSGNLLSGELPPELLWSSCIVILDVSFNKLNGEFHKLPSTHELAMKVINISSNFFTGYFPSDALDGMNNLASLNMSNNSFTGKFPSTVCVDKPFFVVLDLSYNQFHGGIPPELGNCPVLRVLKAGQNQFSGTLPRELFNVTSLEHLSLPNNHLQGKLDPERVVKLSKLVILDLAGNWLNGEIPDSIGQLKMLEELHLDYNNMSGELPSSLSNCSNLTTFILKENNFHGKLKNVNFSTLPNLKFLDFRSNKFSGTVPESIYSCSNLIDLRISYNELHGELSSRINNLKSLRFLGVSHNNFTNITNTLQILSPSTTLSLLIMGGNFKHETMPDYDAFYGFKNLKGLSISDCSLYGYLPNWLSKLKLLKALLLNNNQLSGSIPAWINTLNFLFYIDMSNNSLTGDIPVALMEMPMLKQAKTDQNFLDTSVFPFPLYLAPFHQYRTTNGFPRTINLGYNKLTGVIPPELGDLKGLLVLNLSFNNLHGEIPESIGNLVNLQVLDLSYNNLTDAIPSTLETLHFLSKFNISNNDMEGPIPTGGQFSTFPDSSFVGNPKLCSPTLVHLCVPHCSSTDAAAHPVASTEQYIDKVIFVIAFGIFFGVGVLYDQMVLSRCWPNLVQL, encoded by the coding sequence ATGGAAAAGACCACACAGCAACTCCATTCCTCGAGCAACAGAAAACCAAAAACATTACAAGTATCTTTACTTGCTGTTGCTTTTGTTCTGTTGCTCTACTTGGCCTCTCCCGTCAGCTCTTGCAAAGAAGAGGAGAAGACCTCCCTCCTTGGGTTCCTCGATGGTCTCTCTCAGGCCTCTGCCCCCGACACATCATGGAAAAATGACACAAATTGCTGTTTGTGGGAGGGCGTTACTTGCAATGAGGATGGGTCTGTCATGGATATCTCTCTGGCTTCTATGGGCCTTGAGGGGCACATATCGCCCTCACTTGGCAATCTCACCGGCTTGTTGAGGCTCAATCTGTCCGGCAACTTACTCTCCGGTGAACTCCCACCGGAGCTGCTGTGGTCCAGCTGCATCGTCATCCTCGATGTTAGCTTCAACAAGCTCAATGGAGAGTTCCACAAGCTGCCATCCACCCATGAACTGGCAATGAAGGTAATCAACATCTCAAGCAACTTTTTCACTGGATATTTTCCATCTGACGCACTAGATGGCATGAACAATCTGGCCAGTCTCAACATGAGTAACAATAGCTTTACGGGGAAATTTCCAAGCACAGTTTGTGTTGACAAGCCGTTCTTTGTTGTGCTTGATCTCAGTTACAACCAGTTTCACGGTGGCATACCGCCAGAGCTTGGCAACTGCCCTGTGCTGAGAGTGCTTAAGGCTGGACAAAACCAATTCAGTGGGACACTCCCCCGTGAGCTTTTCAATGTCACCTCATTAGAGCACCTCTCATTGCCTAATAACCATTTGCAAGGCAAACTTGATCCTGAGCGTGTAGTAAAACTCAGCAAATTAGTTATCCTTGACCTTGCTGGGAATTGGCTAAATGGCGAAATCCCAGATTCTATTGGGCAGCTCAAGATGCTGGAGGAGCTTCATTTAGACTATAACAACATGTCTGGAGAGCTTCCGTCATCTCTGAGTAATTGCTCAAATCTCACAACCTTCATCCTGAAGGAAAATAACTTCCACGGAAAACTCAAAAATGTCAACTTCTCCACCCTACCCAACCTAAAATTTCTAGATTTTAGATCAAACAAGTTCAGTGGCACAGTTCCAGAAAGCATCTACTCTTGCAGCAACCTCATTGATTTGCGGATATCTTACAACGAACTCCACGGTGAACTTTCATCAAGAATAAACAATCTCAAGTCCCTAAGATTCCTAGGTGTCTCTCATAACAATTTTACAAACATCACAAATACACTTCAGATCCTCAGTCCCTCTACGACTCTCTCTCTCTTAATAATGGGGGGAAACTTCAAGCATGAGACCATGCCAGACTATGATGCATTTTATGGATTTAAGAATCTCAAGGGACTTTCCATAAGTGACTGTTCACTGTATGGATATTTACCAAACTGGCTGTCCAAGCTTAAATTGTTGAAAGCACTGCTTTTAAACAACAATCAACTCAGTGGATCAATCCCGGCATGGATTAATACCTTAAACTTCCTTTTCTATATAGACATGTCGAATAACAGTCTTACGGGTGATATACCAGTAGCACTGATGGAGATGCCAATGCTTAAACAAGCCAAAACAGACCAAAATTTCCTAGACACATCTGTATTTCCATTTCCTCTTTATCTGGCTCCATTTCACCAATACCGTACGACCAATGGTTTCCCAAGAACAATCAATCTAGGCTACAATAAACTTACTGGTGTAATCCCCCCGGAGCTTGGTGATTTAAAAGGACTGCTTGTACTCAACCTGAGCTTTAACAACTTACATGGGGAGATTCCAGAATCAATTGGCAACCTTGTGAATCTACAGGTGCTAGACTTGTCATACAACAATCTGACCGACGCGATCCCTTCCACGTTGGAGACACTTCACTTCCTTTCCAAATTTAACATTTCTAACAATGATATGGAAGGGCCTATTCCAACAGGAGGTCAGTTCAGCACGTTTCCAGATAGTAGCTTTGTTGGAAACCCAAAGCTGTGCAGCCCTACCCTGGTGCACCTTTGTGTGCCCCATTGTAGTTCAACAGATGCAGCTGCACATCCCGTTGCCTCCACAGAACAGTACATTGACAAGGTCATCTTTGTGATTGCCTTTGGTATATTCTTTGGAGTAGGTGTTCTATATGACCAGATGGTTTTGTCCAGATGTTGGCCCAATCTGGTTCAGCTGTAA
- the LOC8155679 gene encoding receptor-like protein 2 isoform X3, with protein MEKTTQQLHSSSNRKPKTLQVSLLAVAFVLLLYLASPVSSCKEEEKTSLLGFLDGLSQASAPDTSWKNDTNCCLWEGVTCNEDGSVMDISLASMGLEGHISPSLGNLTGLLRLNLSGNLLSGELPPELLWSSCIVILDVSFNKLNGEFHKLPSTHELAMKLQPVSRWHTARAWQLPCAESA; from the exons ATGGAAAAGACCACACAGCAACTCCATTCCTCGAGCAACAGAAAACCAAAAACATTACAAGTATCTTTACTTGCTGTTGCTTTTGTTCTGTTGCTCTACTTGGCCTCTCCCGTCAGCTCTTGCAAAGAAGAGGAGAAGACCTCCCTCCTTGGGTTCCTCGATGGTCTCTCTCAGGCCTCTGCCCCCGACACATCATGGAAAAATGACACAAATTGCTGTTTGTGGGAGGGCGTTACTTGCAATGAGGATGGGTCTGTCATGGATATCTCTCTGGCTTCTATGGGCCTTGAGGGGCACATATCGCCCTCACTTGGCAATCTCACCGGCTTGTTGAGGCTCAATCTGTCCGGCAACTTACTCTCCGGTGAACTCCCACCGGAGCTGCTGTGGTCCAGCTGCATCGTCATCCTCGATGTTAGCTTCAACAAGCTCAATGGAGAGTTCCACAAGCTGCCATCCACCCATGAACTGGCAATGAAG TTACAACCAGTTTCACGGTGGCATACCGCCAGAGCTTGGCAACTGCCCTGTGCTGAGAGTGCTTAA